The Streptomyces sp. NBC_01244 genome contains a region encoding:
- a CDS encoding DM13 domain-containing protein: MAFLALPAALLLGFGLYWFQPWKLWQDATVHESLPAAAPSAAAPAPTRSPAAPRTLAQGTLISHEHTTTGTAKLIRLPDGSHTLRLENLDTSNGPDLRVWLTDAPVKEGTAGWRVFDDGKYVSLGKLKGNKGDQNYAIPADVNPSDYGSITIWCDRFDVSFGAAALTSA; this comes from the coding sequence CTGGCCTTCCTCGCCCTCCCGGCGGCCCTCCTGCTGGGCTTCGGCCTGTACTGGTTCCAGCCGTGGAAGCTCTGGCAGGACGCCACGGTCCACGAGTCCCTCCCGGCGGCGGCCCCCTCCGCTGCCGCACCGGCGCCGACCCGCTCGCCCGCCGCCCCGCGGACCCTCGCCCAGGGCACGCTGATCAGCCACGAGCACACCACCACGGGCACCGCGAAGCTCATCCGGCTCCCGGACGGCTCCCACACCCTGCGCCTGGAGAACCTCGACACCAGCAACGGCCCCGACCTGCGGGTCTGGCTGACGGACGCCCCGGTGAAGGAGGGCACGGCGGGCTGGCGGGTGTTCGACGACGGCAAGTACGTCAGCCTGGGCAAGCTCAAGGGCAACAAGGGCGACCAGAACTACGCGATCCCGGCCGATGTGAACCCGTCCGACTACGGCAGCATCACCATCTGGTGCGACCGCTTCGACGTCTCCTTCGGCGCGGCGGCCCTCACGAGCGCGTGA
- a CDS encoding acyl-CoA dehydrogenase family protein: MTESGGSTPNDPREHAGADAELRMRVAEFVRERVMPREPVLDAGGPAAAAALRELRAGAKEAGLWALPLPAELGGQGLDLARYARLAEAEGASDHGPAALGSAPLLDATMLWRHGGERVRALYPGRLTSGELRACYAMTDPDTPGTDPFLTSTRAVEQPDGSWTVSGRKWFTSHAAEADLVTVLARTDGQPGDRTGLSLFVVPTSTPGFRVVRELPVLGAAGQWEIEFDRVRVEADHLLGERGRALAIAGERLQLGRTLRCLRWLGQAQRAFDLMCERVNSRTGSRGPLGGHQLVQSHVFESLLALRSTRPLVHEAVARISAGLDAHVEVGLAKVAAARMLQQVTDAAIQIHGAAGLGPDTPLPALYRSGRAARILDGPDELHITGVARRVLGGYGGVLPTGPAGPTGPAGPAPRPERTHGSG; encoded by the coding sequence GTGACGGAAAGCGGAGGGAGCACCCCGAACGACCCGCGCGAACACGCGGGCGCCGACGCGGAGTTGAGGATGCGGGTGGCCGAGTTCGTACGGGAGCGGGTGATGCCCCGCGAGCCCGTGCTGGACGCCGGCGGCCCCGCCGCGGCGGCGGCCCTGCGGGAGCTCCGGGCCGGGGCGAAGGAGGCGGGCCTGTGGGCGCTGCCGCTCCCCGCGGAACTCGGCGGCCAGGGACTGGATCTGGCGCGCTACGCACGGCTCGCCGAGGCCGAGGGGGCGAGCGACCACGGACCGGCCGCGCTCGGGTCGGCTCCGCTGCTGGACGCGACGATGCTGTGGCGGCACGGCGGCGAACGGGTGCGCGCGCTGTACCCGGGCCGGCTGACGTCCGGCGAACTGCGCGCCTGTTACGCCATGACCGACCCGGACACCCCGGGCACCGACCCGTTCCTCACCTCCACGCGCGCGGTGGAACAGCCGGACGGGAGCTGGACCGTGAGCGGCCGCAAGTGGTTCACCTCGCACGCCGCCGAGGCGGATCTGGTCACCGTCCTGGCCCGCACCGACGGGCAGCCGGGAGACCGTACGGGGCTGTCGCTGTTCGTCGTCCCCACCTCGACGCCGGGCTTCCGGGTCGTACGGGAGCTGCCGGTGCTGGGCGCGGCCGGCCAGTGGGAGATCGAGTTCGACCGGGTGCGCGTGGAGGCCGACCACCTCCTCGGCGAACGCGGCCGAGCCCTGGCCATCGCCGGGGAACGGCTCCAGCTGGGCCGCACCCTGCGCTGTCTGCGCTGGCTCGGCCAGGCCCAGCGCGCCTTCGACCTCATGTGCGAGCGCGTGAACTCCCGTACCGGGTCGCGCGGTCCGCTCGGAGGCCACCAGCTGGTGCAGAGCCACGTCTTCGAGTCGCTCCTGGCCCTGCGCAGCACCCGGCCGCTCGTCCACGAAGCCGTGGCCCGGATCAGCGCCGGGCTGGACGCGCACGTGGAGGTGGGCCTGGCGAAGGTGGCCGCGGCCCGCATGCTCCAGCAGGTGACCGACGCGGCCATCCAGATCCACGGCGCGGCCGGCCTCGGCCCCGACACCCCCCTGCCCGCCCTCTACCGCTCGGGCCGCGCGGCCCGAATCCTGGACGGCCCCGACGAACTGCACATCACGGGGGTGGCCCGGAGGGTGTTGGGAGGGTACGGAGGTGTCCTCCCGACAGGACCGGCAGGACCGACAGGACCGGCAGGACCGGCACCTCGGCCGGAGCGGACGCACGGGTCCGGCTGA
- a CDS encoding metal ABC transporter permease — MSATLAAADLGTLLQLAPVQRAGFALLLAAVGLPVIGVVIVGLDIMPVRFAMMHVALLGIAVGLLTGLDPMLCALVACALAGAGVAPLARTPDGLSGAMGLLMSLAIAAALLLLAVSGVNASGAFALLWGSILSVGGADLVVLGVLAVLVPGLFWWRRREVALLLYDRELAQCSGVPVRALTTVLLVLVAVAVAGAIKLTGALLVDALTLLPALAARRLGTSLKSITGWAVAIGVFVNLTGFLIALRLDWPPGPVLVLTAGALVLAVHLVPERRIRSWRREPASAALPSSH, encoded by the coding sequence GTGAGCGCCACCCTCGCGGCCGCCGACCTCGGCACCCTGCTGCAACTGGCCCCCGTACAGCGGGCGGGCTTCGCCCTGCTGCTGGCCGCCGTCGGGCTGCCCGTGATCGGTGTGGTCATCGTCGGGCTGGACATCATGCCGGTGCGCTTCGCGATGATGCACGTCGCGCTGCTGGGCATCGCCGTCGGGCTGCTCACCGGGCTGGACCCCATGCTGTGCGCGCTGGTGGCCTGCGCCCTGGCCGGAGCCGGGGTCGCCCCGCTGGCCCGGACGCCGGACGGGCTGTCCGGGGCGATGGGGCTGCTGATGAGCCTGGCGATCGCCGCCGCGCTGCTGCTCCTCGCGGTCTCCGGGGTCAACGCCTCGGGTGCGTTCGCGCTGCTGTGGGGCTCGATCCTGTCCGTCGGCGGCGCCGATCTCGTGGTGCTCGGCGTGCTGGCCGTCCTCGTGCCCGGCCTGTTCTGGTGGCGGCGGCGCGAGGTGGCACTGCTGCTGTACGACCGCGAGCTGGCGCAGTGTTCGGGCGTGCCGGTGCGGGCGCTGACCACCGTCCTGCTGGTGCTCGTCGCGGTCGCGGTCGCCGGGGCCATCAAGCTCACCGGCGCCCTGCTGGTCGACGCACTGACCCTGTTGCCCGCCCTGGCCGCGCGCCGGCTGGGCACCTCACTGAAATCGATCACCGGGTGGGCGGTGGCCATCGGCGTCTTCGTGAACCTGACCGGCTTCCTCATCGCCCTCCGGCTGGACTGGCCCCCCGGGCCCGTCCTCGTCCTGACCGCGGGGGCGCTCGTCCTCGCGGTACACCTCGTACCCGAACGGAGAATCCGCTCATGGCGCCGCGAACCCGCGTCCGCAGCACTTCCCTCCTCGCACTGA
- a CDS encoding metal ABC transporter ATP-binding protein, with translation MGGLDVRMEGVGCRHGRVEAVTGVDLEIAAGERVALTGTNGSGKTTLLRAVLGLHPQVSGKILVGGRTGDPAWRRRACAWIPQKPAAGRFPLLGGELLASSGDPRAAAEAADRLGVGPLTGRPLHTLSGGQLQRMYLARAIGCVAAGAGVLLADEPTAALDFAGQDEAADVLAALPVTLVVVTHDRALAERCDRVLEMAAGRLREVR, from the coding sequence ATGGGCGGGCTGGACGTGCGGATGGAGGGGGTGGGCTGCCGGCACGGGCGGGTCGAAGCCGTGACCGGCGTCGACCTGGAGATCGCCGCCGGCGAGCGCGTCGCGCTGACCGGCACCAACGGATCGGGCAAGACCACCCTGCTGCGCGCCGTACTCGGACTGCACCCGCAGGTCAGCGGGAAGATCCTGGTCGGCGGCCGGACGGGTGACCCGGCCTGGCGGCGGCGGGCGTGCGCGTGGATCCCGCAGAAGCCCGCCGCCGGACGCTTCCCGCTCCTGGGCGGCGAACTCCTCGCCAGCAGCGGGGACCCCCGCGCGGCCGCCGAGGCCGCCGACCGGCTGGGGGTGGGGCCGCTGACCGGGCGGCCGCTGCACACCCTGTCCGGCGGGCAGTTGCAGCGGATGTACCTGGCCCGGGCGATCGGTTGCGTGGCCGCGGGGGCCGGCGTCCTGCTCGCCGACGAGCCGACCGCCGCCCTGGACTTCGCGGGCCAGGACGAGGCCGCCGACGTCCTGGCCGCGCTGCCCGTGACGCTCGTCGTCGTCACGCACGACCGGGCGCTCGCGGAACGCTGCGACCGGGTCCTGGAAATGGCCGCCGGCCGGCTGCGGGAGGTCCGGTGA
- a CDS encoding CoA transferase, with the protein MASPAVTQTARPLDGLRFTTSGPPALTGPVAEHLRALGAVPADPGPAEGGDTGTARVTLADAAFGDATGQTPGTGFPARATATIAWRSPTPATPATPATPATPLTPSASATPLTPPASATPAVTDEATAQAATGIMAVHGRRDGLPRGLAVDYATAATAVLTTQGLLAALLARARGCEGAAAQPHTYVDRAGLLVVSQYLAASGADEGEAAELAPGGPPFTAADGTLFELETLDPGAWAGFWRALEAPSDAVRAGWRPFQFRYATACAPFPEALHATTRAHGWQRIRDAAAASGAEVCRLRSLAERAAEQDGAAPWTLAPYGPGGRARPKAPPSAPGPLAGMTVLEAGRRVQAPLAAHLLGLLGAEVIRIEPPGGDPLRGMPPACSGISARWLALNRGKRAVEIDIKSPGDRLRLAGLAAGADVFLHNWAPGKAAELGLDSDDLARANPGLVYAYTGGWGTGRIADPPMGTDFMVQARTGVGEAARPEGEVPAPSLMTLLDVLGGLLGTEAVLAGLLLRERTGCGVRVDSSLLGAADLLTAPALRRVRRGERGRRPAGFRTPLRTADGWIAPPDADARAAAVLGGPQGFAELSTEDALRALRARGLAATAVTTDLADLHHDPRFAGSISRDAHGAPAVPDPWSFV; encoded by the coding sequence ATGGCGTCACCCGCCGTCACCCAGACCGCTCGGCCGCTCGACGGGCTGCGCTTCACCACCTCGGGACCGCCCGCGCTCACCGGCCCGGTCGCCGAGCACCTGAGGGCGCTGGGGGCCGTCCCCGCGGATCCCGGGCCGGCCGAGGGGGGCGACACCGGCACGGCCCGCGTCACCTTGGCGGATGCCGCCTTCGGGGACGCCACGGGCCAGACCCCCGGGACCGGCTTCCCCGCCCGGGCGACCGCCACCATCGCCTGGCGATCGCCCACGCCGGCCACGCCGGCCACGCCGGCCACGCCGGCCACGCCGCTCACGCCTTCCGCATCGGCCACGCCGCTCACGCCTCCCGCATCGGCCACCCCCGCCGTCACCGACGAGGCCACCGCCCAAGCCGCGACCGGCATCATGGCGGTCCACGGCCGCCGCGACGGCCTGCCGCGGGGGCTCGCCGTCGACTACGCCACCGCCGCGACGGCCGTCCTCACCACGCAGGGACTGCTCGCCGCCCTGCTGGCCCGGGCCAGGGGGTGCGAGGGCGCCGCCGCGCAGCCGCACACGTACGTGGACCGGGCCGGGCTGCTGGTCGTGTCCCAGTACCTCGCCGCGAGCGGCGCCGACGAGGGCGAAGCCGCCGAACTGGCGCCCGGCGGGCCGCCCTTCACCGCGGCCGACGGCACGCTCTTCGAGCTGGAGACCCTGGATCCGGGTGCCTGGGCCGGGTTCTGGCGGGCCCTGGAGGCCCCCTCGGACGCGGTACGGGCAGGCTGGCGGCCCTTCCAGTTCCGGTACGCCACCGCGTGCGCCCCCTTCCCCGAGGCGCTGCACGCCACCACCCGGGCCCACGGCTGGCAGCGCATCCGCGACGCCGCTGCCGCCTCGGGGGCCGAGGTCTGCCGACTGCGGAGCCTGGCCGAGCGGGCCGCCGAACAGGACGGAGCCGCCCCCTGGACCCTGGCCCCGTACGGCCCCGGCGGACGTGCCCGCCCGAAAGCGCCGCCCTCCGCCCCCGGCCCCCTTGCCGGCATGACCGTCCTGGAGGCGGGCCGCCGCGTCCAGGCGCCGCTCGCCGCCCATCTGCTGGGGCTGCTCGGCGCCGAGGTGATCCGGATCGAGCCGCCGGGCGGTGACCCGCTGCGCGGCATGCCGCCCGCCTGCTCGGGCATCTCGGCCCGCTGGCTGGCCCTGAACCGGGGCAAGCGTGCCGTGGAGATCGACATCAAGTCGCCCGGCGACCGGCTGCGGCTGGCCGGGCTGGCGGCCGGAGCCGACGTGTTCCTGCACAACTGGGCCCCGGGGAAGGCCGCAGAGCTGGGCCTGGACTCCGACGACCTCGCGCGGGCGAACCCCGGGCTCGTGTACGCGTACACCGGCGGCTGGGGCACGGGCCGGATCGCCGACCCCCCGATGGGCACGGACTTCATGGTCCAGGCCCGCACCGGCGTCGGCGAGGCCGCCCGCCCCGAGGGCGAGGTGCCCGCGCCCTCCCTGATGACCCTGCTCGACGTGCTGGGCGGGCTGCTCGGCACCGAGGCCGTCCTCGCGGGGCTGCTGCTGCGCGAGCGCACCGGATGCGGGGTCCGCGTGGACTCCTCGCTGCTCGGCGCCGCCGACCTGCTCACCGCCCCGGCCCTGCGCCGGGTCCGGCGCGGGGAACGCGGCCGCAGGCCCGCGGGTTTCCGTACGCCCCTGCGCACCGCGGACGGCTGGATCGCCCCGCCCGACGCGGATGCCCGCGCGGCGGCCGTACTCGGTGGTCCGCAGGGGTTCGCGGAGCTGTCCACCGAGGACGCCCTACGAGCGCTGCGGGCCCGCGGCCTCGCCGCGACCGCGGTCACCACCGACCTTGCCGACCTGCACCACGACCCGCGCTTCGCCGGCTCGATCAGCCGCGACGCGCACGGTGCCCCCGCCGTTCCCGACCCCTGGAGCTTCGTATGA
- a CDS encoding ABC transporter substrate-binding protein, with translation MAPRTRVRSTSLLALSTALGLALALVTGCGDSDPDPAVSGRGGDTAKGGKPVVVVTTTWEGAFAKAAGAQDVKVIVPQSVHHAPDYDPKPSDLAAVAGADFVLYAPFEPYAAKIKEAAGSKAELVEVNLDNDADKVKAEVTRLGVLFGTQAAAAKWTADFDAEYGRVAKDVQAAWPGGKSPAVVSQVFTAWSAKLAGATTVGTYGPEAVTPAQLAELSAKKPALVLDNAHMSTGTVLPDSGARQVQIVNYPGTDLDLLPVYRNAGAQLKKAMAKTA, from the coding sequence ATGGCGCCGCGAACCCGCGTCCGCAGCACTTCCCTCCTCGCACTGAGTACGGCACTGGGCCTGGCACTGGCCCTGGTGACCGGCTGCGGCGACAGCGACCCCGACCCCGCCGTCAGTGGGCGTGGCGGTGACACCGCCAAGGGCGGCAAGCCGGTCGTCGTCGTGACGACCACCTGGGAGGGCGCCTTCGCCAAGGCCGCGGGCGCTCAGGACGTCAAGGTGATCGTGCCTCAGTCCGTGCACCACGCGCCGGACTACGACCCCAAGCCCTCCGACCTCGCCGCCGTCGCCGGGGCCGACTTCGTGCTGTACGCGCCGTTCGAGCCGTACGCCGCGAAGATCAAGGAGGCCGCCGGGTCGAAGGCCGAGCTGGTGGAGGTGAACCTCGACAACGACGCCGACAAGGTCAAGGCCGAAGTCACCCGGCTGGGCGTGCTGTTCGGCACGCAGGCCGCCGCCGCGAAGTGGACGGCGGACTTCGACGCCGAGTACGGGCGGGTCGCGAAGGACGTGCAGGCCGCCTGGCCCGGCGGGAAGAGCCCGGCGGTCGTCAGCCAGGTGTTCACCGCCTGGTCAGCGAAGCTGGCGGGCGCCACCACGGTGGGCACCTACGGTCCCGAGGCGGTGACCCCGGCGCAGCTGGCCGAACTGTCGGCGAAGAAGCCGGCGCTGGTACTGGACAACGCGCACATGTCGACCGGTACGGTCCTGCCCGACTCCGGCGCACGACAGGTACAGATCGTCAACTACCCGGGGACCGACCTGGACTTGCTGCCCGTCTACCGCAATGCGGGGGCCCAGCTGAAGAAGGCGATGGCCAAAACGGCCTAG
- a CDS encoding SRPBCC family protein has protein sequence MTPPETPATPATPATPETPETPATPETPMDTVTLERRIAARPETLFAFLTDREKWLSWMGTDGTFAFEPGGSYRTRVTGENVASGRFLTVRPPERLVFTWGWEEDGTPVGAGSTTVEITLEATARGTLLHLIHSGLPTSEACEAHAEGWQHYVDRLALRAEGGDPGPDPWTRHPAS, from the coding sequence ATGACGCCCCCCGAGACCCCCGCGACCCCCGCGACCCCCGCGACCCCCGAGACCCCCGAGACCCCCGCGACTCCCGAGACCCCGATGGACACCGTCACACTGGAGCGCCGCATCGCGGCCCGCCCCGAAACCCTCTTCGCCTTCCTCACCGACCGGGAGAAGTGGCTGTCCTGGATGGGCACCGACGGTACGTTCGCGTTCGAGCCCGGAGGCTCGTACCGCACCCGCGTCACCGGGGAGAACGTGGCGTCCGGCCGCTTCCTGACGGTCCGCCCGCCCGAGCGGCTCGTCTTCACCTGGGGCTGGGAGGAGGACGGTACGCCCGTCGGGGCGGGCTCCACCACGGTGGAGATCACCCTCGAAGCCACGGCCCGGGGCACCCTGCTCCACCTGATCCACAGCGGCCTGCCCACCTCGGAGGCGTGCGAGGCGCACGCGGAGGGCTGGCAGCACTACGTCGACCGCCTCGCACTGCGCGCCGAAGGCGGCGACCCGGGCCCGGACCCGTGGACGCGGCACCCCGCGAGCTGA
- a CDS encoding sugar ABC transporter permease, producing MAEVLEQVAVTAADVGEGRFPLYADPDTGQWATTGRGSWAGGFWAGLLWLRARHTGAGGDLAAASACTARLAGWVDADTSTRGLILWYGTALAAGNAGAQELRARAAAACLAAMDEELGLLPWGSAFGGPRLLARVDGLPGTIPLLAAVSPAAAASHLQRHLTLCLPDAGTEACRALDLVPAWSYEAQRGWLACAEPAPGWSRGPAWLLLALADVLHRPAVAAWLPGHPRARAERLAAAWTGPGTPLVPPADAARPDGPADTSAAAITAVALLKLSLLPGPRSARYAHRAAEILEHLVGHHLSRGRLLNGCYDAGKGLAVRHELVWGDFFLALGLAGLAGLADLRTV from the coding sequence TTGGCCGAGGTCCTCGAGCAGGTGGCCGTCACGGCGGCCGATGTAGGCGAGGGACGGTTCCCGCTGTACGCGGATCCGGACACGGGGCAGTGGGCGACGACCGGCCGGGGTTCCTGGGCCGGCGGCTTCTGGGCCGGACTGCTGTGGCTGCGGGCCCGCCACACGGGCGCCGGAGGCGACCTGGCCGCTGCTTCCGCGTGCACGGCGCGGCTGGCCGGCTGGGTGGACGCCGACACTTCCACGCGCGGGCTGATCCTCTGGTACGGGACGGCCCTGGCCGCCGGGAACGCCGGGGCGCAGGAGCTGCGGGCGCGGGCGGCCGCCGCCTGTCTGGCCGCGATGGACGAGGAACTCGGGCTGCTGCCCTGGGGATCGGCGTTCGGCGGCCCCCGGCTGCTGGCCCGGGTGGACGGCCTGCCGGGCACGATCCCCCTGCTCGCCGCCGTCAGCCCGGCGGCCGCGGCCTCGCACCTCCAGCGCCACCTGACCCTGTGCCTCCCCGACGCCGGGACGGAGGCCTGCCGCGCCCTCGACCTCGTACCGGCCTGGTCCTACGAGGCGCAGAGGGGCTGGCTGGCCTGCGCGGAGCCGGCGCCGGGCTGGAGCCGGGGACCGGCGTGGCTGCTGCTCGCGCTGGCCGACGTACTGCACCGCCCTGCCGTCGCCGCGTGGCTGCCGGGGCACCCGCGGGCACGGGCGGAACGCCTTGCCGCCGCATGGACGGGCCCGGGGACACCCCTCGTACCGCCCGCCGACGCGGCGCGCCCGGACGGCCCGGCGGACACCTCCGCCGCGGCCATCACGGCCGTCGCGCTCCTGAAACTGTCCCTGCTTCCCGGCCCTCGGTCCGCGCGGTACGCCCACCGCGCGGCGGAGATCCTGGAGCACCTGGTCGGGCACCACCTCTCCCGGGGCCGCCTGCTGAACGGCTGCTACGACGCCGGCAAGGGGCTCGCCGTCCGCCACGAACTGGTGTGGGGCGACTTCTTCCTGGCGCTGGGACTGGCCGGACTCGCCGGGCTGGCCGACCTCCGCACCGTTTGA
- a CDS encoding class I adenylate-forming enzyme family protein, whose protein sequence is MTVALHDLLPVGLRRSWAVDGTCPDLDLYSLFRARQIADLHHTAVIDAKGKLCYTALDRKVRCLATGLAELGVRPGEVVGVQLPNGRNAVIADLALAALGAVALPFPVGRGGQEARCLLRRAEAVAVIAAVEHRGLRHAAELRDLASELPALRHVIAVGGPAGTGSSPSQPEGTIRLADLLRSDPAAFVPARPHPDSAARILVSSGSEAEPKMIAYSHNALAGGRGNFLASLMPDGTPPRCLFLVPLASAFGSSGTAVTLARHGGTLIVLDHFTPEAALAAVREHRPTHILGVPTMIRMMLDRLEAEEAGGDAVPLPAPTALILGGSPLDETTAESASRAFGCPVVNLYGSADGVNCHTGLGAAVPESEGTGIAAGRPDPRVAEIRITDTETHERLPDGAIGEIIACGPMTPMCYVASPDLDARYRTPEGWVRTGDLGFIDEDGVLHVVGRLKDIVIRGGANISPAEVERELSCDPLVRDVVCVGIPDEVMGERLAACVVPRGTRLPTLDSLAGHLTLRGLERRKHPEHLLLLAELPLTPAGKPDRAALRARARGAAATAATAGIAGTAALAVEAPAGVGA, encoded by the coding sequence ATGACCGTCGCACTGCACGATCTGCTGCCCGTGGGCCTGCGCCGCTCGTGGGCGGTCGACGGAACCTGCCCCGACCTCGACCTCTACAGCCTCTTCCGGGCCCGCCAGATCGCCGACCTGCACCACACCGCGGTCATCGACGCCAAGGGCAAGCTCTGCTACACCGCGCTCGACCGCAAGGTCCGATGTCTGGCCACCGGCCTCGCGGAGCTCGGCGTACGACCCGGCGAGGTGGTCGGCGTCCAGCTCCCCAACGGCCGCAACGCGGTCATCGCGGACCTGGCCCTGGCCGCCCTCGGAGCGGTGGCCCTGCCCTTCCCCGTGGGCAGGGGCGGCCAGGAGGCCCGCTGCCTGCTGCGCCGGGCCGAGGCCGTGGCGGTGATCGCCGCCGTGGAGCACCGGGGCCTGCGGCACGCCGCCGAACTGCGGGACCTGGCCTCCGAACTGCCCGCGCTGCGCCATGTCATCGCGGTCGGAGGACCGGCGGGCACGGGCTCCAGCCCGTCACAGCCTGAAGGAACGATTCGGCTCGCGGATTTGCTGCGCTCGGATCCGGCCGCCTTCGTACCCGCCCGGCCCCACCCCGACAGCGCCGCCCGCATCCTGGTGTCCTCCGGCTCGGAGGCGGAGCCGAAGATGATCGCGTACTCCCACAACGCCCTCGCCGGCGGCCGCGGCAACTTCCTCGCGTCGCTCATGCCCGACGGGACGCCGCCGCGCTGCCTGTTCCTCGTACCGCTCGCGTCCGCCTTCGGCTCCAGCGGCACCGCGGTCACCCTCGCCCGGCACGGCGGAACCCTGATCGTCCTCGACCACTTCACGCCCGAGGCGGCCCTCGCGGCGGTGCGCGAGCACCGGCCCACCCACATCCTCGGGGTTCCCACGATGATCCGCATGATGCTCGACCGCCTGGAGGCGGAGGAGGCCGGGGGCGACGCCGTCCCGCTTCCCGCCCCCACCGCCCTCATCCTCGGTGGCTCCCCGCTCGACGAGACCACGGCCGAGAGCGCGAGCCGCGCCTTCGGCTGCCCGGTCGTCAACCTCTACGGTTCGGCCGACGGGGTCAACTGCCACACCGGACTGGGCGCGGCCGTCCCGGAATCCGAGGGGACGGGCATCGCCGCGGGCCGCCCCGACCCCCGCGTCGCCGAGATCCGCATCACCGACACCGAAACGCACGAGCGGCTCCCCGACGGCGCGATCGGGGAGATCATCGCGTGCGGCCCCATGACCCCCATGTGCTACGTCGCCTCCCCCGACCTGGACGCCCGGTACCGCACGCCCGAGGGCTGGGTCCGTACCGGCGACCTCGGCTTCATCGACGAGGACGGGGTCCTGCACGTCGTCGGCCGCCTCAAGGACATCGTCATCCGCGGCGGCGCCAACATCAGCCCCGCCGAGGTGGAACGGGAGCTCTCCTGCGATCCCCTCGTCCGTGACGTCGTCTGTGTCGGGATCCCCGACGAGGTGATGGGCGAGCGCCTCGCCGCCTGCGTCGTCCCCCGCGGCACGCGGCTCCCCACCCTCGACTCCCTGGCCGGACACCTCACCCTCCGCGGCCTGGAGCGCCGCAAGCACCCCGAGCACCTGCTGCTGCTGGCGGAGCTCCCGCTCACCCCGGCAGGCAAACCCGACCGCGCGGCGCTGCGCGCACGGGCCCGCGGAGCCGCGGCGACCGCGGCGACCGCCGGGATCGCCGGGACCGCCGCTCTCGCCGTCGAGGCGCCCGCCGGGGTGGGCGCGTAA